In Rhineura floridana isolate rRhiFlo1 chromosome 1, rRhiFlo1.hap2, whole genome shotgun sequence, the following proteins share a genomic window:
- the PTBP3 gene encoding polypyrimidine tract-binding protein 3 isoform X5, translating to MLKGKSQAFLEMASEEAAVTMVNYYTPVTPHLRSQPVYIQYSNHRELKTDNLPNQARAQAALQAVNAVQSGGLALTGALATEGGLPPAQSSVLRIIVENLFYPVSLEVLYQIFSKFGTVLKIITFTKNNQFQALLQYADPVNAHYAKMALDGQNIYNACCTLRIDFSKLTSLNVKYNNDKSRDFTRLDLPSGDGQPSIDPTMAAAFVWWKPSLLQRDVNIPCKWDQSLLTSQGTPGIISSPYAGAAGFAPAIGFPQAGLSVSAVPSALGPLAITTSAMTGRMAIPGVTGMPGNSVLLVSNLNPDAITPDGLFILFGVYGDVHRVKIMFNKKENALVQMADATQAQLAMNHLNGQKLYGKVLRVTLSKHLTVQLPREGQEDQGLTKDYSNSPLHRFKKPGSKNFQNIFPPSATLHLSNIPPSVTVDDLKNLFAGTGCVVKAFKFFPKDRKMALIQLGSMEEAIQALIELHNHDLGENHHLRVSFSKSTI from the exons ATGTTGAAGGGGAAAAGCCAG GCTTTCCTAGAAATGGCTTCAGAAGAAGCTGCAGTTACTATGGTGAACTACTACACTCCTGTTACTCCTCACCTCCGCAGTCAGCCTGTTTATATTCAGTATTCCAATCACAGAGAACTTAAGACTGACAATCTACCCAATCAGGCT AGAGCTCAAGCTGCATTACAAGCAGTGAATGCTGTGCAGTCTGGAGGTCTGGCTCTTACTGGTGCTCTAGCTACTGAGGGTGGACTACCTCCTGCTCAGAGTTCTGTTCTTCGAATTATAGTTGAAAATCTGTTCTACCCTGTAAGTCTAGAAGTGCTATATCAG ATCTTCTCCAAGTTTGGGACAGTCTTGAAGATTATTACTTTCACAAAAAACAATCAGTTTCAGGCCTTGCTTCAGTATGCTGATCCAGTGAATGCACATTATGCCAAAATG GCTCTTGATGGTCAAAATATTTACAATGCTTGCTGCACTCTTCGTATAGATTTCTCCAAGCTAACAAGCCTTAATGTAAAATACAACAATGATAAAAGCAGAGATTTTACTCGTTTGGACCTTCCTTCAGGTGATGGACAGCCTTCCATTGATCCCACTATGGCTGCTGCTTTTG TTTGGTGGAAACCTTCCCTGTTGCAGAGAGATGTTAATATTCCTTGCAAATGGGACCAGTCTCTTCTGACTAGCCAGG GCACTCCAGGTATCATCTCCTCACCATATGCAGGGGCTGCTGGTTTTGCTCCTGCCATTGGCTTTCCTCAAGCAG GTCTGTCAGTCTCAGCTGTTCCCAGTGCACTTGGTCCTCTTGCAATCACCACTTCTGCTATGACTGGGCGAATGGCTATCCCAGGAGTTACTGGAATGCCTGGAAATTCTGTTTTGCTTGTTAGCAATCTCAATCCTGAT GCAATCACACCAGATGGACTGTTTATTCTGTTTG GTGTGTATGGTGATGTCCATCGTGTAAAAATCATGTTTAATAAGAAGGAAAATGCCTTAGTTCAGATGGCAGATGCAACCCAAGCCCAACTAG CCATGAATCACTTAAATGGACAAAAACTATATGGAAAGGTGCTGCGTGTTACACTCTCAAAGCATCTGACAGTACAACTTCCTCGTGAGGGACAAGAGGACCAGGGTTTGACTAAGGACTATAGTAATAGCCCTTTGCATCGCTTTAAGAAACCTGGCTCAAAGAACTTCCAAAATATCTTCCCACCATCTGCCACTCTGCACCTCTCCAACATTCC ACCTTCTGTCACGGTTGATGACCTGAAGAATCTTTTTGCTGGTACTGGATGTGTTGTGAAAGCCTTCAAATTCTTTCC AAAAGACCGCAAAATGGCTCTCATTCAGTTGGGCTCTATGGAAGAAGCAATCCAGGCTCTTATTGAGCTTCATAATCATGACCTTGGAGAAAACCATCACCTCAGAGTTTCCTTCTCCAAATCTACAATCTGA
- the PTBP3 gene encoding polypyrimidine tract-binding protein 3 isoform X4 → MANGNDNKKFKGDRSPCSPSRVLHLRKIPNDVTEAEIISLGLPFGKVTNLLMLKGKSQAFLEMASEEAAVTMVNYYTPVTPHLRSQPVYIQYSNHRELKTDNLPNQARAQAALQAVNAVQSGGLALTGALATEGGLPPAQSSVLRIIVENLFYPVSLEVLYQIFSKFGTVLKIITFTKNNQFQALLQYADPVNAHYAKMALDGQNIYNACCTLRIDFSKLTSLNVKYNNDKSRDFTRLDLPSGDGQPSIDPTMAAAFVWWKPSLLQRDVNIPCKWDQSLLTSQGTPGIISSPYAGAAGFAPAIGFPQAGLSVSAVPSALGPLAITTSAMTGRMAIPGVTGMPGNSVLLVSNLNPDAITPDGLFILFGVYGDVHRVKIMFNKKENALVQMADATQAQLAMNHLNGQKLYGKVLRVTLSKHLTVQLPREGQEDQGLTKDYSNSPLHRFKKPGSKNFQNIFPPSATLHLSNIPPSVTVDDLKNLFAGTGCVVKAFKFFPKDRKMALIQLGSMEEAIQALIELHNHDLGENHHLRVSFSKSTI, encoded by the exons CTAATGGGAATgacaacaagaaatttaaaggAGACAGATCTCCCTGCTCCCCTTCTCGAGTCCTTCATCTTCGTAAAATTCCAAATGATGTCACTGAAGCAGAAATAATTTCTCTAGGTCTACCCTTTGGCAAAGTAACCAATCTCTTGATGTTGAAGGGGAAAAGCCAG GCTTTCCTAGAAATGGCTTCAGAAGAAGCTGCAGTTACTATGGTGAACTACTACACTCCTGTTACTCCTCACCTCCGCAGTCAGCCTGTTTATATTCAGTATTCCAATCACAGAGAACTTAAGACTGACAATCTACCCAATCAGGCT AGAGCTCAAGCTGCATTACAAGCAGTGAATGCTGTGCAGTCTGGAGGTCTGGCTCTTACTGGTGCTCTAGCTACTGAGGGTGGACTACCTCCTGCTCAGAGTTCTGTTCTTCGAATTATAGTTGAAAATCTGTTCTACCCTGTAAGTCTAGAAGTGCTATATCAG ATCTTCTCCAAGTTTGGGACAGTCTTGAAGATTATTACTTTCACAAAAAACAATCAGTTTCAGGCCTTGCTTCAGTATGCTGATCCAGTGAATGCACATTATGCCAAAATG GCTCTTGATGGTCAAAATATTTACAATGCTTGCTGCACTCTTCGTATAGATTTCTCCAAGCTAACAAGCCTTAATGTAAAATACAACAATGATAAAAGCAGAGATTTTACTCGTTTGGACCTTCCTTCAGGTGATGGACAGCCTTCCATTGATCCCACTATGGCTGCTGCTTTTG TTTGGTGGAAACCTTCCCTGTTGCAGAGAGATGTTAATATTCCTTGCAAATGGGACCAGTCTCTTCTGACTAGCCAGG GCACTCCAGGTATCATCTCCTCACCATATGCAGGGGCTGCTGGTTTTGCTCCTGCCATTGGCTTTCCTCAAGCAG GTCTGTCAGTCTCAGCTGTTCCCAGTGCACTTGGTCCTCTTGCAATCACCACTTCTGCTATGACTGGGCGAATGGCTATCCCAGGAGTTACTGGAATGCCTGGAAATTCTGTTTTGCTTGTTAGCAATCTCAATCCTGAT GCAATCACACCAGATGGACTGTTTATTCTGTTTG GTGTGTATGGTGATGTCCATCGTGTAAAAATCATGTTTAATAAGAAGGAAAATGCCTTAGTTCAGATGGCAGATGCAACCCAAGCCCAACTAG CCATGAATCACTTAAATGGACAAAAACTATATGGAAAGGTGCTGCGTGTTACACTCTCAAAGCATCTGACAGTACAACTTCCTCGTGAGGGACAAGAGGACCAGGGTTTGACTAAGGACTATAGTAATAGCCCTTTGCATCGCTTTAAGAAACCTGGCTCAAAGAACTTCCAAAATATCTTCCCACCATCTGCCACTCTGCACCTCTCCAACATTCC ACCTTCTGTCACGGTTGATGACCTGAAGAATCTTTTTGCTGGTACTGGATGTGTTGTGAAAGCCTTCAAATTCTTTCC AAAAGACCGCAAAATGGCTCTCATTCAGTTGGGCTCTATGGAAGAAGCAATCCAGGCTCTTATTGAGCTTCATAATCATGACCTTGGAGAAAACCATCACCTCAGAGTTTCCTTCTCCAAATCTACAATCTGA
- the PTBP3 gene encoding polypyrimidine tract-binding protein 3 isoform X1, whose translation MDGVVTDLIAVGLKRGSDELLPSSIAYGPFTMSSSTPATANGNDNKKFKGDRSPCSPSRVLHLRKIPNDVTEAEIISLGLPFGKVTNLLMLKGKSQAFLEMASEEAAVTMVNYYTPVTPHLRSQPVYIQYSNHRELKTDNLPNQARAQAALQAVNAVQSGGLALTGALATEGGLPPAQSSVLRIIVENLFYPVSLEVLYQIFSKFGTVLKIITFTKNNQFQALLQYADPVNAHYAKMALDGQNIYNACCTLRIDFSKLTSLNVKYNNDKSRDFTRLDLPSGDGQPSIDPTMAAAFVWWKPSLLQRDVNIPCKWDQSLLTSQGTPGIISSPYAGAAGFAPAIGFPQAGLSVSAVPSALGPLAITTSAMTGRMAIPGVTGMPGNSVLLVSNLNPDAITPDGLFILFGVYGDVHRVKIMFNKKENALVQMADATQAQLAMNHLNGQKLYGKVLRVTLSKHLTVQLPREGQEDQGLTKDYSNSPLHRFKKPGSKNFQNIFPPSATLHLSNIPPSVTVDDLKNLFAGTGCVVKAFKFFPKDRKMALIQLGSMEEAIQALIELHNHDLGENHHLRVSFSKSTI comes from the exons CGTGGATCTGATGAGCTTCTTCCATCTAGTATCGCTTACGGGCCTTTTACCATGAGCAGTTCTACTCCTGCTACAG CTAATGGGAATgacaacaagaaatttaaaggAGACAGATCTCCCTGCTCCCCTTCTCGAGTCCTTCATCTTCGTAAAATTCCAAATGATGTCACTGAAGCAGAAATAATTTCTCTAGGTCTACCCTTTGGCAAAGTAACCAATCTCTTGATGTTGAAGGGGAAAAGCCAG GCTTTCCTAGAAATGGCTTCAGAAGAAGCTGCAGTTACTATGGTGAACTACTACACTCCTGTTACTCCTCACCTCCGCAGTCAGCCTGTTTATATTCAGTATTCCAATCACAGAGAACTTAAGACTGACAATCTACCCAATCAGGCT AGAGCTCAAGCTGCATTACAAGCAGTGAATGCTGTGCAGTCTGGAGGTCTGGCTCTTACTGGTGCTCTAGCTACTGAGGGTGGACTACCTCCTGCTCAGAGTTCTGTTCTTCGAATTATAGTTGAAAATCTGTTCTACCCTGTAAGTCTAGAAGTGCTATATCAG ATCTTCTCCAAGTTTGGGACAGTCTTGAAGATTATTACTTTCACAAAAAACAATCAGTTTCAGGCCTTGCTTCAGTATGCTGATCCAGTGAATGCACATTATGCCAAAATG GCTCTTGATGGTCAAAATATTTACAATGCTTGCTGCACTCTTCGTATAGATTTCTCCAAGCTAACAAGCCTTAATGTAAAATACAACAATGATAAAAGCAGAGATTTTACTCGTTTGGACCTTCCTTCAGGTGATGGACAGCCTTCCATTGATCCCACTATGGCTGCTGCTTTTG TTTGGTGGAAACCTTCCCTGTTGCAGAGAGATGTTAATATTCCTTGCAAATGGGACCAGTCTCTTCTGACTAGCCAGG GCACTCCAGGTATCATCTCCTCACCATATGCAGGGGCTGCTGGTTTTGCTCCTGCCATTGGCTTTCCTCAAGCAG GTCTGTCAGTCTCAGCTGTTCCCAGTGCACTTGGTCCTCTTGCAATCACCACTTCTGCTATGACTGGGCGAATGGCTATCCCAGGAGTTACTGGAATGCCTGGAAATTCTGTTTTGCTTGTTAGCAATCTCAATCCTGAT GCAATCACACCAGATGGACTGTTTATTCTGTTTG GTGTGTATGGTGATGTCCATCGTGTAAAAATCATGTTTAATAAGAAGGAAAATGCCTTAGTTCAGATGGCAGATGCAACCCAAGCCCAACTAG CCATGAATCACTTAAATGGACAAAAACTATATGGAAAGGTGCTGCGTGTTACACTCTCAAAGCATCTGACAGTACAACTTCCTCGTGAGGGACAAGAGGACCAGGGTTTGACTAAGGACTATAGTAATAGCCCTTTGCATCGCTTTAAGAAACCTGGCTCAAAGAACTTCCAAAATATCTTCCCACCATCTGCCACTCTGCACCTCTCCAACATTCC ACCTTCTGTCACGGTTGATGACCTGAAGAATCTTTTTGCTGGTACTGGATGTGTTGTGAAAGCCTTCAAATTCTTTCC AAAAGACCGCAAAATGGCTCTCATTCAGTTGGGCTCTATGGAAGAAGCAATCCAGGCTCTTATTGAGCTTCATAATCATGACCTTGGAGAAAACCATCACCTCAGAGTTTCCTTCTCCAAATCTACAATCTGA
- the PTBP3 gene encoding polypyrimidine tract-binding protein 3 isoform X3, whose amino-acid sequence MSSSTPATANGNDNKKFKGDRSPCSPSRVLHLRKIPNDVTEAEIISLGLPFGKVTNLLMLKGKSQAFLEMASEEAAVTMVNYYTPVTPHLRSQPVYIQYSNHRELKTDNLPNQARAQAALQAVNAVQSGGLALTGALATEGGLPPAQSSVLRIIVENLFYPVSLEVLYQIFSKFGTVLKIITFTKNNQFQALLQYADPVNAHYAKMALDGQNIYNACCTLRIDFSKLTSLNVKYNNDKSRDFTRLDLPSGDGQPSIDPTMAAAFVWWKPSLLQRDVNIPCKWDQSLLTSQGTPGIISSPYAGAAGFAPAIGFPQAGLSVSAVPSALGPLAITTSAMTGRMAIPGVTGMPGNSVLLVSNLNPDAITPDGLFILFGVYGDVHRVKIMFNKKENALVQMADATQAQLAMNHLNGQKLYGKVLRVTLSKHLTVQLPREGQEDQGLTKDYSNSPLHRFKKPGSKNFQNIFPPSATLHLSNIPPSVTVDDLKNLFAGTGCVVKAFKFFPKDRKMALIQLGSMEEAIQALIELHNHDLGENHHLRVSFSKSTI is encoded by the exons ATGAGCAGTTCTACTCCTGCTACAG CTAATGGGAATgacaacaagaaatttaaaggAGACAGATCTCCCTGCTCCCCTTCTCGAGTCCTTCATCTTCGTAAAATTCCAAATGATGTCACTGAAGCAGAAATAATTTCTCTAGGTCTACCCTTTGGCAAAGTAACCAATCTCTTGATGTTGAAGGGGAAAAGCCAG GCTTTCCTAGAAATGGCTTCAGAAGAAGCTGCAGTTACTATGGTGAACTACTACACTCCTGTTACTCCTCACCTCCGCAGTCAGCCTGTTTATATTCAGTATTCCAATCACAGAGAACTTAAGACTGACAATCTACCCAATCAGGCT AGAGCTCAAGCTGCATTACAAGCAGTGAATGCTGTGCAGTCTGGAGGTCTGGCTCTTACTGGTGCTCTAGCTACTGAGGGTGGACTACCTCCTGCTCAGAGTTCTGTTCTTCGAATTATAGTTGAAAATCTGTTCTACCCTGTAAGTCTAGAAGTGCTATATCAG ATCTTCTCCAAGTTTGGGACAGTCTTGAAGATTATTACTTTCACAAAAAACAATCAGTTTCAGGCCTTGCTTCAGTATGCTGATCCAGTGAATGCACATTATGCCAAAATG GCTCTTGATGGTCAAAATATTTACAATGCTTGCTGCACTCTTCGTATAGATTTCTCCAAGCTAACAAGCCTTAATGTAAAATACAACAATGATAAAAGCAGAGATTTTACTCGTTTGGACCTTCCTTCAGGTGATGGACAGCCTTCCATTGATCCCACTATGGCTGCTGCTTTTG TTTGGTGGAAACCTTCCCTGTTGCAGAGAGATGTTAATATTCCTTGCAAATGGGACCAGTCTCTTCTGACTAGCCAGG GCACTCCAGGTATCATCTCCTCACCATATGCAGGGGCTGCTGGTTTTGCTCCTGCCATTGGCTTTCCTCAAGCAG GTCTGTCAGTCTCAGCTGTTCCCAGTGCACTTGGTCCTCTTGCAATCACCACTTCTGCTATGACTGGGCGAATGGCTATCCCAGGAGTTACTGGAATGCCTGGAAATTCTGTTTTGCTTGTTAGCAATCTCAATCCTGAT GCAATCACACCAGATGGACTGTTTATTCTGTTTG GTGTGTATGGTGATGTCCATCGTGTAAAAATCATGTTTAATAAGAAGGAAAATGCCTTAGTTCAGATGGCAGATGCAACCCAAGCCCAACTAG CCATGAATCACTTAAATGGACAAAAACTATATGGAAAGGTGCTGCGTGTTACACTCTCAAAGCATCTGACAGTACAACTTCCTCGTGAGGGACAAGAGGACCAGGGTTTGACTAAGGACTATAGTAATAGCCCTTTGCATCGCTTTAAGAAACCTGGCTCAAAGAACTTCCAAAATATCTTCCCACCATCTGCCACTCTGCACCTCTCCAACATTCC ACCTTCTGTCACGGTTGATGACCTGAAGAATCTTTTTGCTGGTACTGGATGTGTTGTGAAAGCCTTCAAATTCTTTCC AAAAGACCGCAAAATGGCTCTCATTCAGTTGGGCTCTATGGAAGAAGCAATCCAGGCTCTTATTGAGCTTCATAATCATGACCTTGGAGAAAACCATCACCTCAGAGTTTCCTTCTCCAAATCTACAATCTGA
- the PTBP3 gene encoding polypyrimidine tract-binding protein 3 isoform X2 has translation MSSSTPATANGNDNKKFKGDRSPCSPSRVLHLRKIPNDVTEAEIISLGLPFGKVTNLLMLKGKSQAFLEMASEEAAVTMVNYYTPVTPHLRSQPVYIQYSNHRELKTDNLPNQARAQAALQAVNAVQSGGLALTGALATEGGLPPAQSSVLRIIVENLFYPVSLEVLYQIFSKFGTVLKIITFTKNNQFQALLQYADPVNAHYAKMALDGQNIYNACCTLRIDFSKLTSLNVKYNNDKSRDFTRLDLPSGDGQPSIDPTMAAAFGTPGIISSPYAGAAGFAPAIGFPQAGLSVSAVPSALGPLAITTSAMTGRMAIPGVTGMPGNSVLLVSNLNPDAITPDGLFILFGVYGDVHRVKIMFNKKENALVQMADATQAQLAMNHLNGQKLYGKVLRVTLSKHLTVQLPREGQEDQGLTKDYSNSPLHRFKKPGSKNFQNIFPPSATLHLSNIPPSVTVDDLKNLFAGTGCVVKAFKFFPKDRKMALIQLGSMEEAIQALIELHNHDLGENHHLRVSFSKSTI, from the exons ATGAGCAGTTCTACTCCTGCTACAG CTAATGGGAATgacaacaagaaatttaaaggAGACAGATCTCCCTGCTCCCCTTCTCGAGTCCTTCATCTTCGTAAAATTCCAAATGATGTCACTGAAGCAGAAATAATTTCTCTAGGTCTACCCTTTGGCAAAGTAACCAATCTCTTGATGTTGAAGGGGAAAAGCCAG GCTTTCCTAGAAATGGCTTCAGAAGAAGCTGCAGTTACTATGGTGAACTACTACACTCCTGTTACTCCTCACCTCCGCAGTCAGCCTGTTTATATTCAGTATTCCAATCACAGAGAACTTAAGACTGACAATCTACCCAATCAGGCT AGAGCTCAAGCTGCATTACAAGCAGTGAATGCTGTGCAGTCTGGAGGTCTGGCTCTTACTGGTGCTCTAGCTACTGAGGGTGGACTACCTCCTGCTCAGAGTTCTGTTCTTCGAATTATAGTTGAAAATCTGTTCTACCCTGTAAGTCTAGAAGTGCTATATCAG ATCTTCTCCAAGTTTGGGACAGTCTTGAAGATTATTACTTTCACAAAAAACAATCAGTTTCAGGCCTTGCTTCAGTATGCTGATCCAGTGAATGCACATTATGCCAAAATG GCTCTTGATGGTCAAAATATTTACAATGCTTGCTGCACTCTTCGTATAGATTTCTCCAAGCTAACAAGCCTTAATGTAAAATACAACAATGATAAAAGCAGAGATTTTACTCGTTTGGACCTTCCTTCAGGTGATGGACAGCCTTCCATTGATCCCACTATGGCTGCTGCTTTTG GCACTCCAGGTATCATCTCCTCACCATATGCAGGGGCTGCTGGTTTTGCTCCTGCCATTGGCTTTCCTCAAGCAG GTCTGTCAGTCTCAGCTGTTCCCAGTGCACTTGGTCCTCTTGCAATCACCACTTCTGCTATGACTGGGCGAATGGCTATCCCAGGAGTTACTGGAATGCCTGGAAATTCTGTTTTGCTTGTTAGCAATCTCAATCCTGAT GCAATCACACCAGATGGACTGTTTATTCTGTTTG GTGTGTATGGTGATGTCCATCGTGTAAAAATCATGTTTAATAAGAAGGAAAATGCCTTAGTTCAGATGGCAGATGCAACCCAAGCCCAACTAG CCATGAATCACTTAAATGGACAAAAACTATATGGAAAGGTGCTGCGTGTTACACTCTCAAAGCATCTGACAGTACAACTTCCTCGTGAGGGACAAGAGGACCAGGGTTTGACTAAGGACTATAGTAATAGCCCTTTGCATCGCTTTAAGAAACCTGGCTCAAAGAACTTCCAAAATATCTTCCCACCATCTGCCACTCTGCACCTCTCCAACATTCC ACCTTCTGTCACGGTTGATGACCTGAAGAATCTTTTTGCTGGTACTGGATGTGTTGTGAAAGCCTTCAAATTCTTTCC AAAAGACCGCAAAATGGCTCTCATTCAGTTGGGCTCTATGGAAGAAGCAATCCAGGCTCTTATTGAGCTTCATAATCATGACCTTGGAGAAAACCATCACCTCAGAGTTTCCTTCTCCAAATCTACAATCTGA